From Micromonospora rhizosphaerae, the proteins below share one genomic window:
- a CDS encoding low temperature requirement protein A, whose translation MFEIFFDLVYVFALTRVIAFMGHPLTPLTLAQGLILLLLFWVTWTNYTWLGNQARADLGPVAAGTTLAMAAIFVAALVIPDAWQHGATTTGARLTLALAYIIPTALHLTLYFYAATGDRQLHTTLGIYATAVALAWIPLVLGAVLGGTAQTLLWAAAFLINFTGGGVLASRVSGWPVRSPSHFTERHGLVLIIALGESLVSVGVGAEPAVTHAPVLVAALLAFTSTVCLWWLYFKRSASAAGVALARASTKRRNQAAVNAYSWAHIALIAGVIYIALGIEQVLVHLTHNQPRHAAGTPLDWTSTLALYGGAFLYLAGRVTFLRFTVRSTPPGHLVAPGVALLLLPAARILPALAALGLLTVFLVALVVYEWLGGREQDPTADETTKL comes from the coding sequence TTGTTCGAGATCTTCTTCGACCTGGTCTACGTCTTCGCCCTGACCAGGGTCATCGCGTTCATGGGGCATCCGCTGACACCCCTCACCTTGGCGCAGGGGCTCATCCTTCTACTGCTGTTCTGGGTCACCTGGACGAACTACACCTGGCTGGGCAACCAGGCCCGCGCCGACCTCGGCCCGGTCGCCGCCGGCACCACCCTGGCGATGGCCGCGATCTTCGTGGCCGCCCTGGTCATACCCGACGCCTGGCAGCACGGCGCGACAACGACGGGCGCCCGGCTGACCCTGGCCTTGGCCTACATCATCCCCACAGCACTGCACCTCACTCTCTACTTCTATGCGGCGACCGGGGACCGGCAACTGCACACCACCCTCGGCATCTACGCCACAGCCGTGGCGTTGGCCTGGATACCGCTCGTCCTCGGCGCGGTACTCGGCGGCACCGCGCAGACCCTGCTGTGGGCGGCGGCTTTCCTGATCAACTTCACCGGAGGAGGCGTCCTCGCCTCCCGGGTCAGCGGGTGGCCAGTGCGTAGCCCCAGCCACTTCACCGAACGGCACGGCCTGGTATTGATCATCGCACTCGGCGAGTCACTGGTATCAGTGGGAGTCGGGGCCGAGCCGGCGGTGACCCACGCCCCGGTACTCGTAGCGGCGCTACTCGCCTTCACCTCGACGGTCTGCCTGTGGTGGCTCTACTTCAAGCGTTCCGCGTCGGCCGCCGGCGTAGCACTGGCCAGGGCATCCACCAAACGGCGCAACCAAGCAGCCGTCAACGCATACAGCTGGGCGCACATTGCGCTGATCGCCGGAGTCATCTACATCGCGCTAGGCATCGAGCAGGTCCTCGTGCACCTGACCCACAACCAGCCCCGACACGCCGCCGGAACGCCGCTGGACTGGACCTCCACCCTCGCGCTGTACGGCGGGGCATTCCTCTACCTCGCTGGCCGGGTGACGTTCCTCCGATTCACCGTCCGGTCCACCCCGCCAGGGCATCTCGTCGCTCCCGGCGTGGCACTGTTGCTGTTGCCAGCCGCCCGGATCCTGCCTGCCCTGGCCGCGCTCGGCCTGCTCACCGTCTTCCTCGTCGCCCTGGTCGTCTACGAGTGGCTCGGCGGACGCGAACAAGACCCGACCGCAGATGAAACCACCAAGCTCTGA
- a CDS encoding helix-turn-helix domain-containing protein, with protein MDTSKLLAVPEAAARLRVSKWMLYNLIRSRRLRSVKIGDRRLIPVAALRAFLAALEEDAA; from the coding sequence ATGGACACTTCCAAGCTCTTGGCCGTGCCTGAGGCCGCGGCCCGGCTCCGGGTCAGCAAGTGGATGCTCTACAACCTGATCCGGTCGCGTCGCCTGCGCTCGGTAAAGATCGGGGACCGTCGGTTGATTCCGGTGGCCGCGCTGCGAGCGTTCCTGGCTGCGCTTGAGGAGGATGCTGCCTGA